The nucleotide sequence CTTTAGGATCCAGTTCTGCAAACACTGTGCAGCAGACTACAATAACAAATTGAGAGACCTTCGGTGCTGTAGTTTCTGCTGATCTTTGCAAACTGCAAATTTCATATGAATTGTTCACAATTAGCAAGAGTTGGCTTTCATGTTGTAAAACTTCCAGGATGACACTTTATAGCTGATACTTTGTTAGATAACTGAGTGTTATGGTGTGCTGTATACGTGCAAGAGATACTAGAGCTAGGCTGTGATTTGTGTTGCAATCTGTTCACTGTGttaaacccaaaccaaaaccagctaTTGCACTAgctgtactttaaaaaaagcaataacGGGAGCATCTTGTAGCTTTTCTCTTCAAAGGTGCTGTCTGTCATGATCACTTCACTGTTGACTGTGAATTTGGTAAAAACATGTTAAAGAAATTGTCCTACGTAGTTTACTTGGCACATACAAGTTGAAATTTTTTATGGTCAGCCTGTGTACTAATGAATACAGTTGGACTATTTACATGACCACCCAgatctttaaaaatcaaaaacctTCTATCCATTTATGGTGCTAATAATCTCAGATACTGTTAAGAGCTGGTATTCTCTTATTACACATGAACACTAAGGAAAGCTGTTATGACACCTTTTCAATAAAGCTAAATTTCTCTACATTTTAAGCCTGttccaaatgctttttatataaatacaacccttttctatttctgttttatataaaaactgcaaaaaacGGTATTTTAATGCAGGAAAACATTAGGAGTGTATAGTATTCTAAATTACATGTCCAATTCTAAGTTTTCATACACTTCAGGATAGCTAATCTTCTGAAACTCAGTCTAAAATGTAAGAATTGTGCTAGGTGGGATTAAGGGACAGGCTAGTTTAAAGAAAATCATTCTCTGGCTTCATCACTGTTGAAGGCTTGTAGAATGAGGAAAGGATGTGAAATGGACAAAGTTGTATTAGGAGGACATTGATTATGCAGTGTAGATGctgacactttttaaaaaaactcaaacaactTGTGATGAACATGACCATGTAACTGTATCTAAAGAACAGAAGTGAAAACATAATTCTCAAGGCAGTTCATAGTAGGACATGATAAAAACACATGAAAGAACCTTAAACTAGACTGTTTATATTGTGAAAGAGCAAAGTAACTTTCTAGCTTTGTTTGAAAGCTTCACATGCAACTTTTTCTTAAGATGAAAAACTATCTTGTGCCTTCTGTTGCAGAAGCTATTGTTGCCTTCCCTCCTGTCTTTGGTTATGATTTTATTGTAGATAATGAAAGACAGCGCACTTCCAGATCTTGCAGAGAGGCATTTTTGGGACTTCCTATCCACAGAGAATACCGAGCCTTTAGTTCTTGTTAAAGgccccttccttcccagcttgCAGTTGTGAAAGTATCTGCCTGTGACAGGTATGGCAATCCTGCTGTAGCTGGCTCTTAAATGAGCATGATGCCTTTAATTGATCCAGACACATGAATGTGTGGAGCGGGTGCCATGTCCAGGTACACTGGTGACACTGCAACACACTTGTCTGCTCTGAAGTGGTTGCACCCTGAGGCTTTGGTCACTAAGCTGCTGTCCTTCATATGCTAGAATAAATTCTCTTCAATCACTTGCACCTAGTACTTCAAGAAATAAACGGGCTTCTCTAAGATCTATTTGATGGAACCTGTGTGTCAGTGCAAAGAATATTCCATGTTTAGAGTAACTTAATTAAAGGCAGAAACAAGCCCACCATCTAGGATAAAACCAGGGCTGGGTGGGGTTTTTGAGTGAAGGTGGATAGTCTAGTAACAATAGTCTGGATTGTCTTCCTACTTGTCTCAGTGCCTGCTTTAAGAGTAGGACACTTGGAAAAGCCAAAGATTGAACAAAGTCATCCATAGTAGTCCTAAGCCACATTGAAATATAACTTTCCTATCTTGATTACTAGATGCTTCAGAGAAAAtggactgtatttttttccatttacaaaAAAAGTGCAATATTTATGGAAATACTGAGGCAAATGGCTGCATGTTTCAATGCCctgcaaaaacaaaacctttgcAAGCATGTGACATGCACTTGACCAAAAGTAGGTTTTTTTAGCTTTAGTATCTGCTGTGTTACAGAAACATGTTTCAGTACACTAGTGTAACTCAGAACTTTCAGCTATTTTCAACGTGCTTTTGACAAGAAGAGTGTTTTTTATGAATGAAGTGCCTGTGGAAATAAAACTCCAAAAGTTGCCTGCAAGCTCAAATAAAGCATATAAAACCACAGCCCGTACTTGAAGAGAATGGGTGCTaagtcagcagctgcagagaacagCTAGTCAACAGTCCTAAGCATTGACAGGATTCAAAGACTAAGATAAATTTTGAGAGAAGACTATTATGTTGCTTTCAAGAGTTTACTGTGTTCATTAAACTTCCAATGCTTCTGCTTGGGCCTTAACTCTGTAACTTGGctatctttaaagaaaaattagttcCTTTGAACTATTCTatttttatgcttatttttatGCCAGTCTCTTCTCtggtggggatttttgtttgcttgttacATAGAGTTGGTTTTTGACCTGTTAAAAGTGGAGTACCCAAATGCTTTGATTCCTCACTTTGGGACAATAGAGTTTTTTGTTAAGTGCAGAATTAAAGGGAGTGTGCATTTTATTACACTGATGCTAGGACTGAGGAGGAATAATTTCCATGGAAAGCACTGTAGTGCTAAAACTTGTATATGTAGTTTTTTGGGGTATGCAGAATATTAGTAAAGTACTTGGATATATTTTGCTGTTAATTTCATGCTTTAAAAAGAGGCTATTTGGTTATAATTTAAATTGGAGAAACTGATTTTAATGTTGCAACaactattattttaatttgaaacatCCACTTATGTACTGGTATCTTAGAGCAAAAGTTGCATTTTATCACATTAATTTtgataaaattttttaattaatctcaTTTTATGTGGAATTTAATCTCTGGACACCCTAGAATTGGCTATATGCCACTGAAACCAACATTTCAACTGCATACATAGGGAAGGAaggcatttttttaatctagttCTTGACTAGACTGAGAAGGAAGTGAGGCTAAATTACTCTTCTACaaagaaaacaggcaaaaacAGTAATGTGTTTCAGCTGTGCTGAATAGTTTAGCTTCTTATTTTCACActacagaatttaatttttttttgagactcagatttaaaatgtctttagtTCAGCTAAATTTTCACctggttttatatattttttctaatagATGCATTTTATTGGTGCACATTGTAATTAACCACTGAATTTCTGCCAAATATGgacaaaataaaagctggaTTCTGTTCTGCCAGTTTAAATCTGTTcttagtttttctcttttgtttaatTCATGGCTGAGAAAATGTCTGTTTGCTGTTTAGATTAAAGAGACAGTTGCCTTAATTGTTTAGAGGAAAACTGACCGTGACCATTTGAAGCTTTATGTATTTCTGAAATTGCTGTAACTTCTGTATAATTGCAATAAAACGTTTTTAATACAGTTCAGCCACTATTTTACGAGCAACTTGTCAGTATCTTTACTGAATGTTCaactgtttaaaataataatttttttaacaccaCCCTATTTAATGGATAAGCACTttattctgtgcattttttattttgggggatCACTTTAAAGAAGGAGCATTGTGGGTAAAGCATGAATACTCTTCTCTGTTACCAAGGGGATAGCAAGAGCACTTACTAAACCCACTGATGCTGCAGCAAATTATTGGGAAGACCATACAGTGGTGTTTTTCAACATCTAATTACCTCTCGTAGGGCCTAAATTTTTTATTGCTGATCAGCTGGAAAAAGTGCACTAAGGTGTGTACTATAGGGTGTGGAAAGTTACCCTCAAAACCACTTGGGGGTGGGTCGGGGGGATTGAGGTGTTTGGgtgtgttttgtgtttgggggtttttatttttttatttggggcAAAGGAGGAGAGCTGCACggctttttcctctgaaatgtaAGTAGCCCTCTTCGAAGTGTCTCTGTGCTGTTCTGCATTTGCCAAGCAGTTATGGAACCTAGAGCTGGGACATGGTTCTAGGTTCGTCCTTGGGTCCGAAAACAGAGACTTTCGGTGTATTACCTCGAACTGCCAGTTTTTTGTGTTcgggaagggggaagaaggatcatctgtatttccttcccttctAAACCGCTGAAAAAATAGCTGTTTGCGTAAGGAGCATTTCAAAGCAAGTCCtgggggggatggaggggagtgctcacttttttgttgttttttattcttggtggtttttttgcacGAGCTCGACATACTTGCTTATCTTTCACCCTCCATAAACTTCGGCTCTGTCCCCTGTTGCGGGGCGGTGTCGGGGCgtggccccgctccccgcccccaGGCCCGGCAGGCCGGGGTCAGGGCGCCGCCGGCCTcgcctcccgcccgcccccgccatCTTAAACCGCTACGCGCCGGTAGCGAGGCGAGGCCGCCGTTCCcgcagccctgggagatggcGGTGCCGAGCCCGGCAGCTTGGACGTGGCTGCTGCGGCCGCCCACGGCCAccgagctgctgctggtggccctGTGCTGGCTCGGCTGCTACTGGCTgctgcggcggcggccgcgggagCTGTCGGGGCTGCCGCCGGGCCCCGCGCCCTGGCCGCTCGTGGGCAACTTCGCCTTCGCCCTTCTGCCGCCTCCGCTGCTGCGCAGGTGGGCGGTGGAGGTGCAGGGCGACCGGCTCTCCCCCGCCTTCTCGCCCCATGTCTTCCTCACCGGCCTCACCAAGCTGTACGGCAGCGTCTTCCGGCTCTTCGTGGGCAACCGCCCCATCATAATCCTCAACACCTTCGGGGCGGTGCGGGAGGCGCTGGTGCAGAAGGCGGACGTGTTCAGCGACCGGCCCTCTGTGCCCATCGTCCTCATGATCACCCACCACAAGGGTAAGCGCCCGGGGGCGCCCCGAGCCCCGCTCGGGAGCTGCCGCACGCCCGGCGATGTCCACGGTGATGCTTAGGAGCGATACGGAGCGGGAGCTGCTCGGGACCGTGGCTGCTCTGCCGAAATTTATAAATAACTCCCGCGAATTGTGGACTGAACCATTTACTTGCTTTTTGCTCCTCGCTTGTGTCCCTCGCCCTGCTGCTGACAGAAAGCACTCAGAGAGAAACTCGCCCTGGCTCGAGGTGGACGTGCAGCATCCCCGTGAAGTTGGCGGTGCTGTACTGTGCGCCACAGAGCACCTTTGGCTGGCTGAAATGCCTGATCCCTTTAGATCTGTGTACAGTAAAGGGACTGAGGAGCGGCGGAGAGAGCTGGGGTGGTTTAGACTGTtgaagaggaggctcaggggagaccttctcgctctctacaactgcctgtAAAGGGGGTGCAGCCAGGAGGGGGTCGGTCTCCTGGGTAGCAAACGATAGGACGAGAGGACATGGCCTTAAACTGCCCCAGGTGAATTTTAGGTTGGgcattaggaggaatttcttcaaaGAAAGGGTGATTTGACGATGGAGTGAACTGCACAGGGAGATGGTGGAAtcagcatccctggaggtgtttaaggaaagactagacatggcacttggtgccatggtCTGCTTGATACGGCTGCCCGCTTGCAAACTACTGCTGCTGTGATGTTTGCGAATGTGTTATTCTGCTTGTCAAAGCTTACTGAGCATATCTGgatttggttttgggttttttttgttattgttgtttttttttaagagttcaAAGGAGAGTTACTAgcttttgccaaaaaaaaaggcatgaagaGTTTAAACACATGATTGCAATACTGCAGGTAGAATTTCTTCATGTTTAGTTCTTAAGTCATTATGGATCTCAGTGTTTATGGAAATCTACTCactctttttcagtttagaaGGTGTTTTTCAGTTTAGGAGGTAACAGAAGGCTTATTAGTGTGCTAGCTTGTTGTGAAACTTATATTTTTTCTAAGGCTAGATAAATCTGTTTTTTAAGTACCTGAAacatttgtcttctttttttttttttttcccctgtaccAGAATTGCTTTAgtaaagaggagaagaaagtgaGGGACCTAGGTCATGTTTATTAAAATGCTATCAGGTACCATTGCTGAAATCAgtgtaaagaataaaaaaaaaaaaaagatgaattatCTTGGTTTAATGATATTGGTCCAAGACAGATCTTACTGGCACATTGTTATCATGTGTATTTTTAGGTACAGTACTTTAGCAAGAACTGGAGGAGGAAAGGGGTAGAGGAGTTAGATAATTTTAGCAGTGCTGTAAAATGTCATGTTCAGGCTCACggcagatttctttttccttaaatgcCATGAATTTCATCTGTTTCTTGTTCTCTGTCAGACTTTTTTGAATATGGTGAAGCAGAGTAGCCCGGGCAGTTGGCAGCTTCCACCAGTGggtgctccaggagagctgaaaGTACCAGGAGCGTGTTGTCCACAGCCAGACCGTGCTGCAACCAAGCCCATGGACGGTGCCTGTCTGTGTTGCGCTGTGGCAGGGACAGTGTGTTGcttcttggtttggttttatctGGAAAGTCACCATAGCTGTGCTCTGCCCAGTTGTCCATAAAACATCCCTAGCTGTTCTGTAGTGCTTGTGTTAGCTGGTGCAGCACGCTGAATTGCCACAGATGCAGGAGTACTGTAGAGTGCACCTCAGAGATGGTGTGCTCTGAGTGCACAAAGGGAAGAGTCGGTGAATATGGGCAGTGGAGGGCCACTGCCCCCGCAGGCTGGTTCTCCAAAAGCCAGTGGAAGTTACAGATGCTGTCAGGTGCTGGCTTGGGTTTAGTGGTGGCATGAGGAGATGACTGAACCTCTGCGATGCTGCGTTGGTGCTAATGAGTGTTGCTTTTTTCGTGTGTGGTTCATGAAGGAGGTAGATGGGTTACAGCACTCAAACTGGAGGCCTCTTAAGATTGGTTTGGGAGCCTCCTGAGCATAGTTTCAGGAGTTCATGGGTGAGGCATTGCTGCAGGTCAGGACAGTGACAGTTGTGTTAGTATGTACTAGGAAAGGGAACAGTAAAAGCAGGATGAGGTGTAACTTCGGATCTACCACCCACAATTTGGGTGCTACAGCTCTGGAAGGTTTAGTGTCCATTTTGGGTTCCTACATGTCTTTGGGTTCTTTGGGTTCCTTCGTTCTGTAAGTGAGCTAAGTGATATGAGCTTACAGAGCTATTTTCTTGTAAGCTACATTTGCTGATGTAGTTTTGTCTTTAGCCTGAGCTGCCCTGCCAGGTATGGGGTAGAAAAGAGAGGGGCTTATCTGAGCTTTGTGGCTCTATTGCGTATaagatgcaaataaaataattgtgcCTGGGGGAGAGCAGGTAGAAGTATCAGAAATGGCAAATACTACATTTCAGCAACTTGATTAGCAAAGGAGGGAGGCCTTCTTGGCTGGATAAAAAGAGCCATAAGAACTTAAGGGAGAAGGTAGAGGTCAATTCTTAATTGAAGTCTTCTGCACATATGtctgcaggaagagaaatagtagactgaggagagaaaagagatttctgtggtttggttttagtatttttagttttttgtaTTCTATAGCTACGAAAGGCAACAAAGACTGACTCTGCAGAGTAGATGGAGTCTGTGTGGTTATCTGCCTGTATAGCCCTGCCCTGTGCATATCCAGATGTGGATGTCTGACAATACAGAAGTTGAATGTTATTAAGTGTCATGACTGCTGTATTTGTCAATGTTCCCAGTATTGTAGCAACACTAGAGCTAGCAGTAAAAAacggggggagggggaggagaggaagtAAGCCTTTGCCAGAATGTGTGTCTTGTAAGGATTTTAATCTTTTCCATCTAAAATGGGGAATAAAATGAACTCTCTGGTTATGTGAGTTTGTTGGTTGTATTGAAAGGGTTTCATTATCAGCTCGTAGAAATTAGGCCCCTATAGTGAGCATGAAGTCCTGGTTATTGTTGCTTGAGAATTTATTATTGTATTtccttctgggttttttgttggttttgtttgtttgttttgctttgctttagtTTGTTTGCaggggaggttttttttgttgtttgggggggggggtggtttaAAAGTAGAGATGTCTGTGCTGACTAACGTGACCTTTTAGGGCAGGCagattttctctgaaatcagcAAAGGACTGTTCCATTATTATAGCTTGGTAGTGATGCAGTTGAgagtttgctttcttctcttacCTATGTTACTCTATCTCTATGCTCTTCTTCTTCCTTAGTCTCTCTCCTGTGTTATTCTTTCCCAGTTTACAAATCAGTTATTAGTATTGTGCAGCAGTTTGGGGCTTGGGGACATCAGAAAACACCCAcgctctctgcagggctgctggagaggctcactgggtggggggaggtGTGTTGTTGGTGTTAGCTTTTCTGTGGGGCTAGGGGAGTCTCTTTTACCTTCAAGACAATAGGtctgttttctttatgaaaGTATTTGGATCCTAAACCTCATTTTCCtaacaacaaaaaagggaagaggtTGTGGATGCATAGCGTGttttggaaatatttgtttAGGGATAGAAATGGTTTTGTTCCAAGAAATCCATGTTTCTTTCACAACCCAGCTACAAACCCTGGAAACTCAAGTTGGTTCATGGGCAAATTCAGCCTTAAATACGCCTGTTTTTTCACTTAACCTACTTGAGGACACCAGTGCTAACAGGAAACAGTTGAGAGAGGAAATCTGGAAAgtttttggttctgtttttgAAGGACCAGGAAGTGGGCGTTTGAATAGATTGCCTAAGGAATGTCTTCATGTAGAGAAGATGAAATTCAGCTGATTCTGGGCTTGTCTTGACTCTTCCTAATGTTCTTGTTTAGGATGTTTGAAGCTAGGTCATGTGTTGTGTCCTTTTAGCATTAGGGGCTAGGAACATTAACTTGTAATAGAAATGTAGGTAATGTTAAATATTGAAACATGGTGCATCTTCCAGTACTTACATActacttctgttttcttatggccatttctccttttaaattCAACATTAAGATTTGCAGTTGACAGAAGAATTGATGTTGCTTTTATAaagtaactttttattttcagaaaaaaaacaatgtaGTGTCACTTTACTAGAAGAACAAATCCAGAACTAGGTCATGTTTGATGACTAAACTTTCTCAGGTTAACCATGGAGTACATTAGAAATAGCAGGTTGTGTATTTGTTACCTTGTGGTGTCTTTGGTGTGGTCTTTTGATTCAACAAAAGAGATGTTTCTGTTTGTAAGTGAGTAATAGGGATTTAATTTAAACGGTGTTTCATAATGACACAATTATGCAGAGCAATTGCCTAGGGCCATCAAAACTGTTGGGATGCAAATCAAGCAGGTTTTTGCCAAGTGTCTCTGAACCTGTCTTCACCTTCCCAGTTTTCTCACAGTGTATTTCTCCCAGTGTGAGTatcctgtatttttattataaagaaaaagctcGCTTGTAAtagaaacacatgaaaaaagtATTGAGAAGTTTGTATAacatgaaggggaaaaaaatgcaaatcagtTTGTGTTTTAATGTCTTCTGTTGTGCCTTGCTGAAGGAGTTCATGTCTCAGGATGTGGAGGAGAAAAGGCTATATCTAACATATGTCCCAGACTAACATTTCCCTCTTCTCGATCTATTTGTGTCTTGCAAAGTGTAATGAACTAGTGATGTAACTTGGATATTCATTTCACTGATTAGGAAAAGGAGAGACAGTGTTTCCAAAAGCTATTATAAAGAACCTTGTGTTCTTCCTTTAGCTCCTAGCCAAGTGCTTGGGGGAGATTTGCTGTTACCATTTCCCTCTCTTCTGGCTCTTGGGTTGCAGGCCTGTCTATTTCTTATTGAAAACTGGGCATTTTGGTTTCAgactctcccttttcctttcaggtGTTATTTTTGCACCTTATGGCCCTGTCTGGAAGCAACAGAGGAAATTCTCTCTCTCAACACTGCGTCATTTTGGAGTAGGGAGACACAGCTTAGAGCCTAAAATCATTGAGGAGCTGAACTTTATAAAGGAGGAAATGCTGAAGCATGGAAAGGATTCATTTAATCCCTTCCCAATCATTCGCAATGCAGTGTCCAATGTTATCTGTTCCATGGCCTTTGGCAAGCGTTTTAACTACGAAGATGATGAGTTCAAGACGATGCTGAAGAACATGGCCCGCGCCCTGGAGCTGAGCGTGAACAGCTACATGATCCTGGTCAACATCTTCCCTTGGCTCTACTACCTTCCCTTTGGGCCTTTCCGGGAGCTTCGGCAAACTGAGTTAGATATTACTGCTTTTCTGAAGAGAATAATTGCCCAGCACAGGGATACACTGGATGCAGCAAATCCCAGGGACTTCATTGATATGTACTTCATCCATGCGGAAGAGGAGAAGAACAACAAGGAGAGCAGTTTTAATGATGATTATCTGTTTTTTATCATTGGTGACCTCTTCATCGCAGGCACAGATACTACTTCCAACACGTTGCTGTGGTGCCTGCTCTACATGTCTCTTTACCCTGAAGTACAAGGTAAGATTATTTTATTCTAGGTGATTTATTCCAGACTGTAAAGCTCCAGATGGATTctcag is from Corvus moneduloides isolate bCorMon1 chromosome 5, bCorMon1.pri, whole genome shotgun sequence and encodes:
- the LOC116444147 gene encoding cytochrome P450 2U1, coding for MAVPSPAAWTWLLRPPTATELLLVALCWLGCYWLLRRRPRELSGLPPGPAPWPLVGNFAFALLPPPLLRRWAVEVQGDRLSPAFSPHVFLTGLTKLYGSVFRLFVGNRPIIILNTFGAVREALVQKADVFSDRPSVPIVLMITHHKGVIFAPYGPVWKQQRKFSLSTLRHFGVGRHSLEPKIIEELNFIKEEMLKHGKDSFNPFPIIRNAVSNVICSMAFGKRFNYEDDEFKTMLKNMARALELSVNSYMILVNIFPWLYYLPFGPFRELRQTELDITAFLKRIIAQHRDTLDAANPRDFIDMYFIHAEEEKNNKESSFNDDYLFFIIGDLFIAGTDTTSNTLLWCLLYMSLYPEVQGKVHAEIEAVLGHDKVPSLAHKAQMPFTEATIMEVQRMTAVVPLSIPRMASETAVLQGYTIPKGSVIVPNLWSVHRDPNIWEKPDEFQPSRFLDENGQLIKKESFIPFGMGKRVCMGEQLAKMELFLIFASLMQSFTFLYPENAAKPSMEGRFGLTLAPCPFNIIALKK